Proteins from one Phyllobacterium zundukense genomic window:
- a CDS encoding 5'-nucleotidase C-terminal domain-containing protein, producing the protein MPRIIATILLATSALGMTAGAAMADYTLNILHINDQHSRIEPINKYDSTCSAEEESKNECFGGIARVKAKIDERRAALSRDGGNVIVLDAGDEFQGSLFYTTYKGDDTAEFMNQMGFDVMALGNHEFDDTPVTLAKFLDKVKFPVISSNTEAAPNSPIAGKFKPYIIKEIGGQKIGIISALTTDTAEISSPGPGVKFADEIETLRKQAEALKAEGVNKIIALNHDGYLKDKEIAAKVDGIDVIVGGHSHTLLSNTDPEALGPYPTLVKNPSGRDVPIVQAKSYSKYLGELKVTFDDDGNVTNSEGAPILLDSSVTPDPAFVARVKELAKPLEELKARKVGESTGVLEAAREVCRFKECSMGDAVADAMLDRVKGQGVTIAIINGGGLRASIDAGDVTMGEVLTVLPFQNTLATFQLRGSDVVAALENGVSQIDQGAGRFPQVAGLKYAFDVSKPVGSRISDVQVMQGENWRPIDIEATYGVVSNNYMRAGGDGYKIFSTNAVNAYDYGPGLELVLADYLAKHTPYKPYTDGRITVLAPGASAEAKPAEPATAEAPKAPETAKPAETAAAASAANHHPDSYTIKRGDNFWDIAEQIYGKGIEWKKLAEANPDMKVMKLPVGAQMKVPAAM; encoded by the coding sequence ATGCCAAGAATAATAGCCACAATTCTGCTAGCCACCTCGGCCCTCGGCATGACGGCGGGCGCGGCGATGGCCGATTACACGTTGAATATCCTGCACATCAACGATCAGCATTCGCGCATCGAGCCGATCAACAAATATGATTCCACCTGCTCGGCCGAAGAAGAGAGCAAGAACGAGTGTTTCGGCGGCATTGCCCGCGTCAAGGCCAAGATCGATGAGCGTCGCGCCGCCCTGTCCAGGGATGGCGGCAATGTCATCGTCCTCGATGCAGGCGACGAGTTCCAGGGTTCGCTGTTCTATACGACCTACAAGGGCGACGACACCGCCGAGTTCATGAACCAGATGGGCTTCGATGTCATGGCGCTCGGCAATCACGAGTTCGACGATACGCCGGTCACGTTGGCCAAGTTCCTCGACAAGGTGAAATTCCCGGTCATTTCCAGCAACACGGAAGCCGCCCCGAATTCGCCTATTGCGGGGAAATTCAAGCCCTATATCATCAAGGAAATCGGCGGCCAGAAGATCGGCATTATCTCGGCTCTCACCACCGATACGGCGGAAATCTCCAGCCCCGGCCCGGGCGTCAAATTTGCCGATGAAATCGAAACCTTGAGGAAACAAGCCGAAGCGCTGAAGGCCGAAGGCGTCAACAAGATCATCGCGCTCAACCATGACGGCTATCTGAAGGACAAGGAGATCGCGGCCAAGGTCGATGGCATCGATGTGATCGTCGGCGGCCACAGCCATACGCTTCTGTCCAACACCGATCCGGAAGCGCTTGGCCCATACCCGACACTGGTCAAAAATCCTTCCGGCCGCGATGTACCCATCGTCCAGGCGAAGTCCTATTCGAAATATCTCGGCGAACTCAAAGTCACCTTTGACGATGATGGCAATGTGACGAACAGCGAGGGCGCGCCGATCCTGCTCGATTCTTCGGTCACACCGGATCCGGCCTTCGTTGCCCGCGTCAAGGAACTCGCCAAGCCCCTCGAAGAACTGAAGGCACGCAAGGTAGGCGAATCCACCGGCGTCCTCGAAGCGGCGCGTGAGGTTTGCCGCTTCAAGGAATGCAGCATGGGCGATGCTGTCGCCGATGCCATGCTGGACCGCGTCAAGGGACAGGGCGTCACCATCGCCATCATCAATGGCGGCGGTCTGCGCGCTTCCATCGATGCGGGCGACGTCACCATGGGCGAAGTGCTGACGGTACTGCCGTTCCAGAACACACTCGCAACGTTTCAGCTGCGGGGTTCCGATGTCGTCGCGGCGCTGGAAAATGGCGTGAGCCAGATCGATCAGGGCGCCGGCCGCTTCCCGCAGGTCGCAGGGTTGAAATATGCCTTCGACGTATCGAAACCGGTGGGGAGCCGCATATCCGATGTGCAGGTGATGCAGGGTGAAAACTGGCGGCCGATCGATATCGAGGCCACCTATGGCGTAGTCTCCAACAATTACATGCGCGCGGGCGGCGACGGCTACAAGATCTTCTCGACGAACGCCGTCAACGCCTATGACTACGGTCCCGGTCTCGAACTCGTCCTTGCCGATTATCTGGCCAAGCATACACCGTACAAGCCCTACACCGACGGCCGTATTACTGTTCTGGCACCCGGCGCTTCAGCTGAAGCCAAACCGGCGGAACCTGCAACGGCCGAAGCTCCGAAAGCTCCGGAAACCGCCAAGCCTGCTGAAACAGCAGCCGCCGCTTCAGCAGCCAACCACCATCCTGATTCCTATACGATCAAGCGCGGTGATAATTTCTGGGACATTGCCGAACAAATCTACGGCAAGGGTATCGAATGGAAGAAGCTCGCCGAAGCCAATCCGGACATGAAGGTAATGAAGCTGCCTGTCGGCGCTCAAATGAAAGTACCGGCGGCGATGTAG